From Polynucleobacter sp. MWH-Braz-FAM2G, a single genomic window includes:
- a CDS encoding M20 aminoacylase family protein, translating to MNQASELALIEVDEFISLRRDIHQHPELAFEEHRTATLVAEKLKSWGYEVHEGIGGTGVVGVLKNGIGEMSIGLRADMDALPIHETSGVEWTSCNHGVMHACGHDGHTAILLAAAKELAVKKNFSGTVNLIFQPAEEGGGGALRMMADGLFERFPCDSIFAIHNMPGYPVGHLVFRDGPTMSSSDYATIEISGVGGHGGLPHKASDPIVAASSIVMALQTIVSRNVDPQQSAVITVGAFNAGHANNVIPGLAKLELSIRALDSQVRIDLEKRIKDLVKAQAESFGLTANINWRKGYAVLVNSLAETEFARNVATDFFGPAAITRQGPALSGSEDFAFMLEKIPGSYLFIGNGDTPGTCMVHNPAYDFNDGNIAIGATFWCELVRQYLKV from the coding sequence ATGAACCAAGCAAGCGAATTGGCTTTGATTGAGGTTGATGAGTTTATTTCTTTGAGAAGAGATATTCATCAACATCCTGAGCTGGCTTTTGAGGAGCATAGAACCGCTACTTTAGTTGCAGAAAAGCTGAAATCTTGGGGTTATGAGGTTCACGAGGGTATTGGTGGTACTGGCGTAGTAGGCGTCTTAAAAAATGGCATTGGCGAGATGTCCATTGGCTTGCGGGCTGATATGGATGCCCTGCCAATTCATGAGACGAGTGGAGTGGAATGGACCAGTTGCAATCATGGTGTTATGCACGCATGTGGTCACGATGGTCATACAGCAATATTGTTAGCAGCCGCAAAAGAATTAGCTGTCAAGAAAAATTTCTCGGGTACGGTGAATTTAATATTTCAACCTGCCGAAGAGGGTGGAGGGGGCGCGTTGCGAATGATGGCAGATGGCTTGTTTGAGCGTTTTCCATGCGATTCTATTTTTGCAATACACAATATGCCAGGTTATCCAGTTGGCCATCTTGTATTTCGAGATGGACCTACCATGTCGTCAAGTGATTATGCAACCATTGAGATTAGCGGGGTTGGTGGGCACGGAGGTCTGCCGCATAAGGCGTCTGATCCCATCGTTGCAGCATCATCAATCGTTATGGCTTTGCAAACGATTGTTTCTAGAAATGTCGATCCACAACAATCCGCTGTAATTACTGTAGGCGCATTTAATGCAGGTCATGCAAATAATGTAATTCCTGGATTAGCAAAATTAGAATTAAGTATTCGAGCATTAGATTCCCAAGTAAGAATTGATCTTGAAAAAAGAATCAAAGATCTAGTGAAGGCACAGGCTGAAAGTTTTGGCTTAACAGCTAATATTAATTGGCGTAAAGGCTATGCGGTTCTAGTAAATTCGCTTGCAGAAACCGAGTTTGCAAGGAATGTGGCAACTGACTTTTTTGGACCAGCGGCAATTACTCGTCAAGGCCCTGCTCTTTCTGGTAGCGAAGATTTTGCATTTATGCTTGAAAAGATCCCTGGCTCCTATCTCTTTATTGGGAATGGCGATACCCCTGGAACATGCATGGTACATAATCCGGCCTATGATTTTAATGATGGGAATATAGCAATTGGTGCTACATTCTGGTGCGAATTAGTTCGGCAGTACTTAAAGGTTTGA
- a CDS encoding tripartite tricarboxylate transporter substrate binding protein translates to MKLVKFLASALCSLTVASVAIAQTYPNKPVSLVVPYPAGGVSDVIARIVSPALSKKLGEAVIVENIGGASGGIAAQKVLNSPADGYLVLQGSPNELILGPLANSAIKFKSEDFRLVQMIGSAQIAFLVRSDMPVKDVDSFLAYAKKAAQEGKPLSYASVGPGSFYHLLGEQLSRETKIPMTHVPYKGAGPALQDLIGGQIDFFLAPYGKSHDELAKQGRIKLLAMLNAKRLEGVKDYPAISESKGLKGFTYSIWTGYFVKKDTPEPVVQTLNKALAEVLDDATVKSSLDANSLLIAKPLSLNELNKVYGDGTAQFRAIAKSINLQPQ, encoded by the coding sequence ATGAAATTGGTCAAATTCTTAGCCTCGGCTTTATGTTCTCTGACAGTCGCTTCTGTTGCTATTGCTCAGACTTATCCCAATAAGCCGGTGAGCCTGGTTGTTCCTTATCCAGCTGGCGGAGTATCTGATGTGATTGCACGCATTGTTAGCCCAGCACTTTCCAAAAAATTGGGAGAGGCTGTCATTGTTGAAAATATTGGTGGAGCAAGTGGCGGAATTGCCGCTCAAAAAGTACTCAATAGTCCTGCGGATGGATATTTAGTTTTGCAGGGTTCTCCCAATGAATTAATCCTTGGCCCATTAGCGAACTCTGCGATCAAGTTTAAGAGCGAAGATTTTCGTTTGGTGCAAATGATAGGATCTGCGCAAATAGCGTTCTTAGTCAGAAGTGATATGCCAGTAAAGGATGTTGATTCATTTTTGGCGTATGCAAAGAAAGCGGCTCAAGAAGGCAAGCCCCTCTCTTACGCAAGTGTTGGTCCTGGATCCTTCTATCACTTATTGGGTGAGCAGCTTTCCAGAGAAACAAAGATTCCCATGACTCATGTTCCTTATAAAGGTGCTGGACCTGCTTTGCAGGATTTAATTGGTGGTCAAATTGATTTTTTCTTGGCGCCCTATGGCAAGTCTCATGACGAGCTAGCAAAGCAAGGCAGAATTAAATTGCTCGCGATGCTCAATGCTAAGCGTCTAGAAGGTGTGAAGGATTATCCAGCCATATCGGAGAGCAAAGGGTTGAAAGGGTTTACTTACTCAATCTGGACTGGTTATTTTGTCAAAAAAGATACTCCTGAGCCTGTTGTGCAAACTCTCAATAAAGCTCTGGCTGAAGTGCTTGATGATGCAACAGTAAAGTCAAGTCTTGATGCCAATAGTTTGTTAATAGCCAAACCATTAAGCTTGAATGAGTTGAACAAAGTATATGGTGATGGCACAGCCCAATTTAGGGCAATCGCAAAATCAATCAACCTTCAACCTCAATAA
- a CDS encoding LysR family transcriptional regulator, whose amino-acid sequence MTLTQLRHMSELAKTGSFIKSSENLFVTQPALSRSIKSLEDELGAKLFDRQGRQTTLTAFGEEILRRSQILLDLAKDIKETNRNFKNGLSGQIRIGMGSGPGALLMTQLLKHVAVNFPHLHIEIARGKTGMLIESLRARKLDALIINARSMKPSQDLKMEIIHETPGAFMVRKGHPLRKLKKITIDDLRKYPIASTALSEETEKTIIDRYGKDANLDNLVNIKCSEISSLVEVTEQSNTILLAIRNSAPELEEIVVSPPLDATARFGFVTIENRTESPLLRHVRDFIEKDLNQRPNNISIHKS is encoded by the coding sequence ATGACACTAACTCAATTAAGGCATATGAGCGAGCTAGCAAAAACGGGCTCCTTTATCAAATCCTCCGAAAACCTCTTTGTTACCCAACCCGCTCTAAGCAGAAGCATTAAATCTTTAGAGGACGAGCTTGGCGCAAAGCTCTTTGATCGTCAAGGTAGACAAACTACTCTGACTGCATTCGGTGAAGAAATATTGCGACGCTCCCAAATTCTGCTTGATCTAGCTAAAGACATAAAAGAAACCAACCGAAACTTTAAGAATGGCTTGAGTGGTCAAATTAGAATCGGGATGGGATCGGGACCCGGCGCTCTTTTAATGACTCAATTACTAAAGCATGTTGCGGTGAATTTCCCCCACTTACATATTGAGATTGCAAGAGGAAAGACCGGAATGCTCATTGAATCTTTACGAGCCCGAAAGTTAGATGCCTTAATTATTAATGCCCGATCCATGAAACCATCACAAGACTTGAAGATGGAAATTATTCACGAGACTCCAGGCGCCTTCATGGTTAGAAAAGGCCACCCTTTACGAAAACTCAAAAAGATCACAATCGATGATCTCAGAAAGTATCCAATTGCCTCTACAGCGCTCAGCGAGGAGACAGAAAAGACCATCATCGATAGATATGGTAAGGACGCAAATCTTGATAACTTAGTCAACATTAAGTGTAGTGAGATATCCAGCTTAGTTGAAGTGACGGAGCAAAGTAATACCATCTTGTTAGCAATTCGAAACTCCGCTCCTGAGCTTGAGGAAATTGTGGTTTCACCCCCGCTAGATGCAACTGCCCGATTTGGATTTGTTACCATTGAGAATAGAACTGAATCTCCCCTCTTGCGACATGTCAGAGATTTTATTGAAAAAGATCTCAACCAGAGACCTAATAACATCTCCATTCATAAAAGTTAA
- a CDS encoding porin, producing the protein MKKLALSALTSFAIGGVAHAQSSVTIYGILDTGYVGGNVRSATVASNGAQSKTTVNLFGQNAESSSRLGFKGLEDLGGGSSAFFTTEMQLYPQDPTVSGSANAGFFNRQTFLGLRKNGLGEGAIGLQYTPIFKAALVTDPGNLNNITGNLIYASTQGVGSASAGTTAIGFTARTANTLSFKTDNFYGFTASGIYSLNNKNQSQTTTSNAVTGGNVNANGWGLAADYTYKSLYITAAYQALKQQTTAVTSITDSAPWTNAATNTGTLPNTAGNALNVQDNQFYVAGTYDFGFLKAYAQYLTRKATSSLSSSYYLGRAAEQLGVRGFITPTIEGWASAGLGRYTEMGPGSPTANFTGFQLGSNYWLSKRTNLYAMYGQTIVSTGIATNGILVNAAISNYAVGVRHTF; encoded by the coding sequence GTAGCTCATGCTCAATCCTCTGTAACGATTTACGGTATTTTGGATACTGGTTATGTAGGTGGTAATGTGAGGTCTGCAACTGTGGCAAGCAATGGCGCCCAATCAAAAACCACTGTTAACCTATTTGGACAAAATGCAGAGAGCTCCAGCCGATTGGGCTTTAAAGGCCTTGAGGATTTGGGGGGTGGCAGTTCCGCTTTTTTTACAACCGAAATGCAGCTATATCCCCAGGATCCAACTGTATCGGGTAGCGCAAATGCGGGATTCTTTAATCGCCAGACTTTTCTAGGTCTTAGAAAAAATGGCCTTGGAGAAGGGGCGATTGGATTGCAATATACGCCTATATTCAAGGCGGCCTTAGTAACTGATCCTGGTAACCTAAACAATATTACTGGTAACCTTATCTATGCGAGTACTCAAGGAGTTGGTAGTGCAAGTGCAGGTACAACCGCCATTGGATTTACTGCACGTACCGCAAATACTTTGTCATTTAAGACTGATAATTTCTATGGATTTACTGCGAGCGGAATTTATTCGCTAAACAATAAGAATCAATCACAAACTACTACTAGCAACGCTGTAACAGGTGGTAATGTGAATGCCAATGGTTGGGGATTAGCAGCCGATTACACATATAAGAGTCTTTATATAACTGCTGCTTACCAGGCTTTGAAGCAACAAACTACTGCAGTTACATCAATTACCGATTCTGCTCCTTGGACTAATGCCGCTACCAATACCGGCACACTACCTAATACTGCTGGGAATGCTCTAAATGTTCAGGATAATCAATTTTATGTGGCAGGAACGTATGATTTTGGGTTCTTAAAGGCCTATGCTCAGTATTTAACAAGAAAGGCAACTTCAAGCCTTTCTTCTAGCTATTATTTGGGTCGAGCAGCTGAGCAATTAGGTGTTAGAGGCTTCATTACGCCAACTATTGAAGGCTGGGCTTCAGCTGGATTGGGTCGTTATACAGAAATGGGTCCCGGTTCACCAACTGCAAACTTTACCGGCTTTCAGCTAGGCTCAAATTACTGGTTAAGCAAGCGTACTAATTTATATGCAATGTACGGACAAACGATAGTCTCTACAGGAATCGCTACGAATGGAATTCTTGTAAACGCTGCGATTAGCAATTACGCTGTTGGTGTTCGTCATACCTTTTAA